The Camelina sativa cultivar DH55 chromosome 14, Cs, whole genome shotgun sequence genome includes a window with the following:
- the LOC104741120 gene encoding microtubule-associated protein TORTIFOLIA1-like isoform X1, producing the protein MSLSPSSSSTSPSSQSPSTPPDLKQRVIACLNKLADRDTLALASAELDSIAKSLTHDSFSPFLNCIHNTDSSVKSPVRKQCVALLSLLSRYHGDSLTPHLAKMVSTVIRRLRDPDSSVRSACAVATADMSAHVTRQPFASVAKPLIETLVQEGDSNLQIGAALCLAASVEAATDPESEQLRKSLPKIGKLLKSEGFKAKAALLSAVGSIITAGGAGTKPVLDWLVPVLIEFLSCEDWAARKSAAEALGKVATAEDLASQYKKASTAALESRRFDKVKSVRETMNRALNLWKEVSNDDEASLSPSRSSSTDDGSSIGCFTSVTRSSTMDVGFKSGRPKKVTPMMKRSPSVPVNRSYPATRQKENLPKRNQGNMTMLAAVASIVDNNKGPPQFTPIKQSSVESEETANSGPGGPDIIKHTISEKSREDNKVSGFGGLKSGSRVAPCGSDDGDSYDSVAKNCKDDVDESRKDSEELSLIREQLALIENQQSSLLDLLQKFMGTSQSGIQSLESRVSGLEMALDEISCDLAVSNGRVPKNSSGCAGESCSKLPGTEFLSPKFWKKTEERPRIRNTASEMAAHGRVSTTDANNIQRGGSVFQKRSPRDQFQDSMHTTLQKPTTRLST; encoded by the exons atgtcattatcTCCGTCGTCGTCTTCAACATCGCCGTCGTCGCAGTCACCGTCAACACCAcctgatctaaaacaaagagtCATCGCTTGTCTCAACAAGCTCGCTGATCGAGACACGTTAGCTCTCGCTTCAGCAGAGCTCGACTCAATCGCTAAAAGCCTCACTCACGACTCCTTCTCTCCGTTTCTCAACTGTATCCACAACACTGACTCCTCCGTTAAATCTCCGGTCAGGAAACAGTGCGTCGCTCTCTTGTCGCTTCTCTCTCGTTACCACGGCGATTCCCTGACGCCTCACCTCGCTAAGATGGTTTCCACCGTCATCCGCCGTCTCCGAGATCCGGATTCCTCTGTTCGCTCCGCTTGCGCCGTCGCTACGGCTGATATGTCGGCTCACGTCACGAGGCAGCCGTTCGCTTCCGTCGCGAAGCCGTTGATCGAGACTTTGGTTCAGGAAGGTGACTCGAATCTTCAGATCGGAGCGGCGTTGTGTTTGGCGGCGTCTGTTGAAGCTGCGACGGATCCGGAGTCTGAGCAGTTGAGGAAGTCGTTGCCTAAG ATTGGGAAGTTGCTTAAGAGTGAAGGTTTTAAAGCTAAAGCTGCGTTGTTGAGTGCCGTCGGGAGTATCATTACCGCCGGTGGTGCGGGTACTAAACCGGTTTTGGATTGGTTAGTTCCGGTTTTGATTGAGTTTTTAAGCTGCGAGGATTGGGCTGCGAGGAAGTCTGCTGCGGAGGCGTTGGGTAAAGTTGCGACGGCTGAAGACTTGGCTTCTCAATACAAGAAAGCTTCCACGGCGGCTCTTGAGAGCAGAAGATTTGATAAg GTGAAAAGTGTGAGAGAAACTATGAATCGAGCATTGAATCTATGGAAGGAAGTTTCAAATGATGATGAAGCTTCTTTATCTCCATCAAGATCTTCTTCAACAG ATGATGGTAGTAGCATTGGATGCTTTACCTCAGTCACGAGAAGTTCAACAATGGACGTTGGTTTTAAATCCGGGAGACCAAAGAAAGTAACGCCTATGATGAAGAGGTCCCCATCCGTGCCTGTGAATAGATCATATCCAGCAACTAGACAAAAGGAGAACCTTCCAAAGAGAAATCAAGGGAATATGACCATGTTAGCAGCTGTAGCCTCTATTGTGGATAACAACAAGGGACCACCACAGTTTACTCCGATTAAGCAATCTTCGGTAGAATCGGAAGAGACGGCGAACTCAGGGCCAGGGGGACCAGATATAATCAAACATACTATCTCTGAGAAAAGCCGGGAAGATAACAAAGTATCTGGCTTTGGTGGTTTGAAGTCTGGCTCAAGGGTTGCACCTTGCGGTAGTGACGATGGTGATTCTTATGATTCTGTTGCCAAGAATTGTAaagatgatgttgatgagaGCAGGAAAGATAGTGAGGAACTGTCTTTGATACGGGAACAGCTTGCTCTCATTGAGAATCAACAGTCTAGTCTCTTAGACCTACTACAG AAATTTATGGGAACCTCACAGAGTGGCATCCAGTCTCTGGAGTCTCGTGTCAGCGGTCTAGAGATGGCTTTGGATGAAATATCATGCGATCTAGCGGTTTCTAACGGAAGAGTTCCTAAGAATAGTAGTGGCTGTGCGGGAGAGAGTTGTTCAAAACTACCTGGTACAGAGTTTTTAAGTCCCAAGTTCTGGAAAAAGACAGAGGAGAGACCACGGATTAGAAACACAGCTAGTGAAATGGCTGCTCATGGCCGAGTATCAACAACAGACGCGAACAACATTCAAAGAGGAGGTTCTGTTTTTCAAAAGAGATCACCAAGAGACCAGTTCCAAGACTCTATGCATACAACACTACAGAAACCAACCACCAG ATTATCTACTTGA
- the LOC104743500 gene encoding uncharacterized protein LOC104743500, producing the protein MEIFRNDHGVGVSYSKAWRAQEHASELARGLPADSYEVLPSWFHMIEKKNPGTITYIKADSDNKFRYGFLAFGASIRGFKLMRKVISIDGAHLKSKYKGTLLAASAQDGNFQLYPIAFAVVDSENDASWDWFLRCLKTIIPDENDLVFVFDRASSIATALSVNYELAHHGICTFHLHKNLETRFRASASFLPVVHDASRAYTLYDFDYLFSQISNGNPELGEYLWQADIRKWSRAYSPSNRYNIMTSNCAESINSLLKETREYPIVCLFETIRFTDVCGEFGHKEMHMIWRLGYSESIHPVGDMEYWEIPESVSTSIWPPSTRIPNGRRKKKRIASSWEHGKAKTNSKQYKCSRCGQCGHNKSSCVAAI; encoded by the exons ATGGAAATTTTTAGGAATGACCATGGAGTTGGTGTCTCGTACTCAAAAGCATGGAGAGCTCAAGAACATGCATCAGAACTTGCTAGGGGTTTACCTGCTGATAGTTATGAGGTTTTACCGAGTTGGTTCCACatgatagaaaagaagaatccagGTACTATCACTTACATCAAAGCTGATTCTGATAATAAGTTTAGATATGGTTTTCTGGCTTTTGGTGCATCAATTAGAGGTTTTAAGTTGATGAGAAAAGTTATTTCTATTGATGGCGcccatttgaaatcaaaatataaaggGACTTTGCTTGCTGCATCAGCTCAGGATGGTAATTTTCAGTTGTATCCTAttgcttttgctgttgttgattctgagaatgatgcATCATGGGATTGGTTTTTGCGGTGTTTGAAGACTATTATTCCTGATGAAAATGATCTAGTTTTCGTGTTTGATCGGGCTTCTTCAATTGCAACTGCACTTTCAGTAAATTATGAACTTGCTCATCATGGGATCTGCACTTTCCACTTGCACAAGAACCTGGAAACACGATTTAGAGCTTCTGCTTCTTTTCTTCCAGTTGTTCATGATGCTTCAAGAGCTTACACtctatatgattttgattatttgttcagTCAAATTTCCAATGGTAATCCGGAACTTGGAGAATATCTTTGGCAAGCTGATATTAGGAAATGGTCTCGTGCATATTCTCCTTCTAACCGGTACAACATCATGACATCTAATTGTGCCGAGTCCATTAACTCCTTGTTAAAAGAGACTCGCGAGTATCCAATTGTCTGCCTGTTTGAGACAATCAG GTTTACAGACGTATGTGGTGAATTTGGACACAAGGAAATGCACATGAT atGGCGTTTAGGATATTCAGAGAGCATCCACCCAGTAGGTGATATGGAGTATTGGGAGATTCCAGAGAGTGTTAGTACTTCTATTTGGCCACCTTCTACTCGTATACCTAATGGCAGgcgaaagaaaaagagaatagctAGTTCATGGGAGCATGGAAAGGCTaagacaaattcaaaacaatacaaatgcaGTAGGTGTGGTCAATGTGGACACAACAAATCTAGTTGTGTAGCTGCTAtctaa
- the LOC104741120 gene encoding microtubule-associated protein TORTIFOLIA1-like isoform X2 has product MSLSPSSSSTSPSSQSPSTPPDLKQRVIACLNKLADRDTLALASAELDSIAKSLTHDSFSPFLNCIHNTDSSVKSPVRKQCVALLSLLSRYHGDSLTPHLAKMVSTVIRRLRDPDSSVRSACAVATADMSAHVTRQPFASVAKPLIETLVQEGDSNLQIGAALCLAASVEAATDPESEQLRKSLPKIGKLLKSEGFKAKAALLSAVGSIITAGGAGTKPVLDWLVPVLIEFLSCEDWAARKSAAEALGKVATAEDLASQYKKASTAALESRRFDKVKSVRETMNRALNLWKEVSNDDEASLSPSRSSSTDDGSSIGCFTSVTRSSTMDVGFKSGRPKKVTPMMKRSPSVPVNRSYPATRQKENLPKRNQGNMTMLAAVASIVDNNKGPPQFTPIKQSSVESEETANSGPGGPDIIKHTISEKSREDNKVSGFGGLKSGSRVAPCGSDDGDSYDSVAKNCKDDVDESRKDSEELSLIREQLALIENQQSSLLDLLQKFMGTSQSGIQSLESRVSGLEMALDEISCDLAVSNGRVPKNSSGCAGESCSKLPGTEFLSPKFWKKTEERPRIRNTASEMAAHGRVSTTDANNIQRGGSVFQKRSPRDQFQDSMHTTLQKPTTRLST; this is encoded by the exons atgtcattatcTCCGTCGTCGTCTTCAACATCGCCGTCGTCGCAGTCACCGTCAACACCAcctgatctaaaacaaagagtCATCGCTTGTCTCAACAAGCTCGCTGATCGAGACACGTTAGCTCTCGCTTCAGCAGAGCTCGACTCAATCGCTAAAAGCCTCACTCACGACTCCTTCTCTCCGTTTCTCAACTGTATCCACAACACTGACTCCTCCGTTAAATCTCCGGTCAGGAAACAGTGCGTCGCTCTCTTGTCGCTTCTCTCTCGTTACCACGGCGATTCCCTGACGCCTCACCTCGCTAAGATGGTTTCCACCGTCATCCGCCGTCTCCGAGATCCGGATTCCTCTGTTCGCTCCGCTTGCGCCGTCGCTACGGCTGATATGTCGGCTCACGTCACGAGGCAGCCGTTCGCTTCCGTCGCGAAGCCGTTGATCGAGACTTTGGTTCAGGAAGGTGACTCGAATCTTCAGATCGGAGCGGCGTTGTGTTTGGCGGCGTCTGTTGAAGCTGCGACGGATCCGGAGTCTGAGCAGTTGAGGAAGTCGTTGCCTAAGATTGGGAAGTTGCTTAAGAGTGAAG GTTTTAAAGCTAAAGCTGCGTTGTTGAGTGCCGTCGGGAGTATCATTACCGCCGGTGGTGCGGGTACTAAACCGGTTTTGGATTGGTTAGTTCCGGTTTTGATTGAGTTTTTAAGCTGCGAGGATTGGGCTGCGAGGAAGTCTGCTGCGGAGGCGTTGGGTAAAGTTGCGACGGCTGAAGACTTGGCTTCTCAATACAAGAAAGCTTCCACGGCGGCTCTTGAGAGCAGAAGATTTGATAAg GTGAAAAGTGTGAGAGAAACTATGAATCGAGCATTGAATCTATGGAAGGAAGTTTCAAATGATGATGAAGCTTCTTTATCTCCATCAAGATCTTCTTCAACAG ATGATGGTAGTAGCATTGGATGCTTTACCTCAGTCACGAGAAGTTCAACAATGGACGTTGGTTTTAAATCCGGGAGACCAAAGAAAGTAACGCCTATGATGAAGAGGTCCCCATCCGTGCCTGTGAATAGATCATATCCAGCAACTAGACAAAAGGAGAACCTTCCAAAGAGAAATCAAGGGAATATGACCATGTTAGCAGCTGTAGCCTCTATTGTGGATAACAACAAGGGACCACCACAGTTTACTCCGATTAAGCAATCTTCGGTAGAATCGGAAGAGACGGCGAACTCAGGGCCAGGGGGACCAGATATAATCAAACATACTATCTCTGAGAAAAGCCGGGAAGATAACAAAGTATCTGGCTTTGGTGGTTTGAAGTCTGGCTCAAGGGTTGCACCTTGCGGTAGTGACGATGGTGATTCTTATGATTCTGTTGCCAAGAATTGTAaagatgatgttgatgagaGCAGGAAAGATAGTGAGGAACTGTCTTTGATACGGGAACAGCTTGCTCTCATTGAGAATCAACAGTCTAGTCTCTTAGACCTACTACAG AAATTTATGGGAACCTCACAGAGTGGCATCCAGTCTCTGGAGTCTCGTGTCAGCGGTCTAGAGATGGCTTTGGATGAAATATCATGCGATCTAGCGGTTTCTAACGGAAGAGTTCCTAAGAATAGTAGTGGCTGTGCGGGAGAGAGTTGTTCAAAACTACCTGGTACAGAGTTTTTAAGTCCCAAGTTCTGGAAAAAGACAGAGGAGAGACCACGGATTAGAAACACAGCTAGTGAAATGGCTGCTCATGGCCGAGTATCAACAACAGACGCGAACAACATTCAAAGAGGAGGTTCTGTTTTTCAAAAGAGATCACCAAGAGACCAGTTCCAAGACTCTATGCATACAACACTACAGAAACCAACCACCAG ATTATCTACTTGA